Genomic window (Gemmatimonadota bacterium):
TACGTCTCGGCCCAGATCACCCGCCCGTCGACCGCATTGGTCAACTCCGCGGACACCCGGATGCGTTCCCCCGCCCGACGGACGGTGCCGTCGAGCACGGCATTCACATTCAACGCCGTGCCGATCTCGCGGGCGCCGTCACCCTGTTGCTTGACGCGCGCCGCCGACGCCCTCCCGGCGAGTCGCAAGCCAGGAATGCGACTGAGCGCACCGGTGAGTTCCTCGGCGATACCGGCGGCGAAGTAGTTGTTGGCCGTGTCGCCGCCCATCGAGGTGAACGGGAGCACGGCGAGGGAGCGCTCCTCCTCCGTGGACGTGGCCGCGCCACGCGCCGTGAGCAACGAGACCGCAACAACGCCTGCTGCCACGGAGTCCGGCGACCATCTGCCACCGTCTCGTTGCCGGCACGGACACCGCTCGCGCCGCAACGTTGCTGTCCATCGCCGCGCCGGCCAGGGCATCGGCGAACGCACCGCAGCTGCTGAACCGATCGGCCGGGGCCTTCTCGAGCGCGCGCAGGATGGCTGCCTCCACCCCCGCTGGCACGGCCGGCCGCGTGGTGCGAATCGACCGCGGGGCCTCGGTCATCAGGCGCGCAATGATCGCCTGCACCGTCGGCCCCGTGTGCGGCGGTTCGCCGCTGAGCAACTCGTACGCGATGACCCCCAGCGCATACTGATCTGCACGCGCGTCGACGCCCTGCATCCCCGCCGCCTGCTCGGGGCTCATGTAGTGCGGCGTCCCCAACGACAGCCCAGTCTGCGTCATCCGCTCGGCGCCGGCCTGCGCCACGGCCAGGGCAATGCCGAAGTCGGCAATCACCGGCTGGCCAGCCTGCAGCAGGATGTTCTCTGGCTTGAGGTCGCGATGGACGATGCCGCGCGCGTGTGCAAAATCGAGCGCGCTGGCGATCGACGTGATCAGCCGAACGGTTTCATCGACGGGAAGCTGGGGTTGCGCGAGCATCCGCGCGCGCAGCGTCTCGCCCTCCACAAAGGGCATCACGTAGTACAACAAGCCGTCGGCTTCGCCGCTGTCGAACAGAGGCAGCAGGTGAGGATGCTGCAAACTGGCCGTCGTGCGGATCTCGCTCAGAAACCGCTCCGCCCCCAGCACCGCGCCGAGTTCGGGCTTGAGCACCTTGATGGCAACCCGCCGTTGGTGCTTCAGATCCTCGGCAAGGTAGACCGTGGCCATGCCACCCTGACCAAGCTCGCGCTCGATGCGGTAGCGGTCGGTAAGGGCGGCCGCGAGGCGCGAGGTGGGATCCGATGGGTTCACCCGGACAATGTGGCGCCCAGGGGTGGTATGCGCGACCCGGTCACCGACGGGGCCGAAGGTCGGTCACGACGATGAGGTGGTCAGACGCGATCTGCGAGTCCCCACGCTCCAGGCCCAGCGCCGCCGCCATCGTCGCCGTGAGGTCCTCACTCGCGAACACGAAGCCACCGGTCCGCTCGAGCGCAGCAGCGGAATAGAGCGTCAGGTCCAGCCGCCCCGGGCCGAACAGGTCGACCTCCGGATTGCGCCAGGTCGCCCAGGTCGCCTCGCCCAGGCGCGCGGGATCGGCGAGCCGCAGGTCACCGCCGTCGATATCAAGACCGCGCATCAGCTCCGCCACCGGAGCGAAGGCGCCGACCGGGTTGAAATCACCCGCAATCACCAGCGGCGCACGACGCCCCCGGAGCTCCCGGGCGATCGCGTCCCGGAGGGTACGCACCTGCAGCAGTCGCACGGCATCGTTCGGGCTGCCGTGGTAGCCTGCGCTGCGCAGGTCCAGCGGCACGAACAGGACGTCCATCCCGCCGACGTCCACCCACGCCCCAGTCGCGGAGATCTGATCCCGCTCCTCCACATCGAGTGTGCGGCGGAAGTCCGCCGGCACGATCACGCGCAGGCTGTCGAGCGCCCCGGGCGCGAACTCCACGCGCGCCATGGCCTCAGCCGGACGGATGGGGCGGTCCCGGGTCGCCACGATGGTCTTCTGCCGCCCGCCACTCCCCGAGCGCACCCATCGCCAGGCCCCCAGCGCCGAAAGCATCGGCTCTTCAAAGAATGCGGCGAGAGAGGAGTCCGAAACGTCCTCGTACACCTCGTCCAGCAGCACCACGTCGGGCTGGACGGCGGCGAGCAGTCGAGCGTGACGCGCAGGCCTGCGAAAGCGGTCACCCGCAACGTTCCACTGTGCGACGCGCGCGCTCCGGGGCGCGCGCGACGGCACTCCGGGTGAGGTACGAATGAACGGATCGGGACCGGGCCTCGTGCGAAGGGTGTGGCGAGCGATGTCGCTCCGGCTCAGTATCGTGCCCTGGTCCTCAAAGACCAACTGCATCCGCAGGGTCTGGCCAAGTCGGGCGAAGCCGTCCGGCGCGCCAAAGCGCGCGAGGCGCAGCTCAAATCGTCGAGCGCTCCATGTGGGCATCATGACCAAGCCCACGTCGTGAGCGTTCCGGCGCGTGCCAGGGCCCTGCGCGGATGCGTCACCATTCGGCACTCGGAGCGACGCGCCCGCACCGCGCGTCCCGGGCGGCCCGGGCTTCGTCGGCGACAGGTCCACCACCGAGTCGATCCCCGCTGCGCCGTGTACGGTCCCGCCGGTCGTGGGATCGTCGTCCGCGTCGAGCAACACATGCAACGTGCCTGGCAGTCCCTGTGCCGTAATCGTGTCGCGCGCCGCAAACGAGAGGTAGAACCACGCCGCGTCATCCGCGACCCACACGGTGTCGAGGTGCACGGCGCTCCCGTCCACGGTCTCGAAGTGCATGAGGAGCGGAGCGCCCGCCATTTGCCAGTCGTTGAAATGCCCATCGATCGCGATGGCGTTGCCGCGTGCCGCGTCCACTCGAGGCACCACGGTCGTCGCGCCGGGGGGTCGGCACGCGCCTGCCACGGTCACCGCGAGGCAAAAGGCCAACGGTACCAGAAGGGATGCGATCGCGAATCGTGCGCGCGCGGGCTGCCGGGCAAGCATGCAGCAAGCTACCGCGTCGTGGCCCTGGTCGCAGCCCTCCGGCGGCTCCAAGGCTGGCACCACCTCGCGCGCGGAACGTATGTTGAGCGCATGCCCATTCGTGAGCGATTGCAGCACTCCCTGACCGATCGCTACCGCCTCGAGCGCGAGCTCGGACAGGGCGGAATGGCTACGGTCTACCTGGCGGAGGACCTCAAGCACAAGCGGCAGGTCGCGATCAAGGTGCTCAAGCCGGAACTCGCGGCCGTACTCGGCGCCGAGCGTTTCGTCCAGGAGATCACGACGACGGCGGCGCTGCAGCATCCGCACATCCTGCCGCTGTTCGACTCCGGCGAGGCGGACGGGTTCCTGTACTACGTGATGCCGTTCATCGACGGCGAGACGTCGCGCGCGAAGCTCGACCGCGAGACGCAGCTGGGCGTTGAGGAGGCGGTGAAGATCGCCACAGAGGTGGCCGATGCGCTGCACTACGCCCACGCCAACGGCGTGATCCATCGCGATATCAAGCCGGAGAATATCCTGCTGGCGAATGGCCGGCCGATGGTGGCGGACTTCGGGATCGCGCTCGCTGTCTCGGCCGCGGCCGGCGGCCGGATGACCGAGACGGGGTTGTCGTTAGGTACCCCGCACTACATGAGTCCCGAGCAGGCCACCGCCGAGAAGGAGATCTCTGCGCGCAGCGATGTGTACTCGCTGGCCTCGGTGTTGTACGAGATGCTCGCCGGCCAGCCACCGCACAGCGGTTCCAGCGCGCAGCAGATCATCATGAAGATCATCACCGAACCGGCACCGCTGGTGACGCAGTACCGGAAGTCGGTGCCCCCGCACGTCGCAGCGGCCCTGGCCAGGGCGCTCGAGAAACTTCCGGCCGACCGCTTCGCAAGCGCTCAGGCTTTCGCTGGTGCGCTCGGGGATCCCTCCTTCCGCGCGGCCGGGGGCGGGCTCGCCGCAGCAGGGAGACGCTCGGCGCGCACATGGAGAGACCTGCTCCCGATTGCGACCACGGCACTCGTGGTGGGCACGGCCACCTTCCTGGCCGGCCGCCAGGTCGGGAGTGGACCAACCGCATTCGACGTTGGACTCCCGGACACGGCGCAGCTCGCGTTCGTCATGGATGGTCCGTTTGGAGTCGAGTGGCCTGCGCTGTCGGTGTCGCCCGATGGGGACTTCATCGTTTACGTCGCGCATCGCGGCACTGCGAACGAACTCTGGTACCGCAGTCTTGTCAGTGATGAAGCCCGGCCCTTGCCGGGGACGAGGGGTGGATACCTTCCCGCGATCTCGCCCGATGGCCGATGGGTTGCCTTCGTCGATGGGAAGGTATTGCGCAAGGTCGCGGTGGATGGAGGAGCGCCTCCCAGTGATGTCGCCGAGGCCCTGGCGCCCATCGGCATTGAATGGTCGGGCCCCGATGAACTGCTCATCGCGGCCGACTTTGGCGGACGCACGGAGTGGGTGCGCATGAGCGATGGGGTGAAGAGCCGCATCGGAGGCGTGTGTGGGTGGCCCACGCGCGTTCCCGAAACCGACGACATCTTCTGCCAACCCCAGGCCGGTGTGGGCGGGGCTCCGCGGATTGTGACCCTCGGAGCCGACGGTGCCGTGCCGCTCTCAGCCACGGCCGGGAAGATCCTCGGCGACAGCGCGCGTCCCCTCGCCGGCATGACCCCGAAGATCGTTGGGGACCACGTGGTCTTCGTCGACGTGGAGGGGAACCTCATGGCCGCGGCCTACGACCGAAAGTCCCGGTCGTTCGGCGCCAACCGCGTCGTGCATCGCGGGTTGCGCCGTGCATCGTTTGGTACGATGGGTCACCTGGATGTGACGCGGGCTGGCGACCTGGTCTACGTCCCAGGCTCGAACGGTGGGATGGGACAGTTTGTGGCGACGCAACCCGGCGGAACAACGCGCATCCTCCCGATCCCGGTCAAGGAGCACCAGAACTTCAATGTGTCGTACGACGGACGTCGGCTCGCCGCGTCGTCGCGAGGCGTTGGGGGGTTCGAACTCTGGGTGTATGACGTCGCCTCCGGACAGGGCGATCGAGTCGCCAGCGGCTTCGGTGTGGCCTATCCCGTCTGGGCACCCGACGGATCGCTGGTGTACTCGACGCAGCCGTCGTCGGCCGATCGCGTGTGGACCATGCTGGTGCCCCCCGACGGAACGAGTCCGTCCATCATCCCGGGTCTCACCATGGATCCATTGGCGTTCGTTTCCCGGCGCTTTCTCGTTGGATCGACGCAACTGGATGTGACGGTCGCGACACTCGAGGGCGACCGCGTGGTGCGAACCGACACGCTGAAGCTTCCCAACGCCCAGTACTATCCCGTGGCGTCGCCGGATGGGCGCTGGATCGCGTATGCCGGCGCTGAGAAGGGGAAGATCCAGCTCCTCGTGACGCCCTTTCCTGCCATGAACCGGCAGTACAAGGTGTCCATCGATGCGGCATCGGAACCCCTCTGGCTGCCCGATGGGAGTCTCGTGTACCGCGACAGGTTGTGCTGGTACCGGCTGCGACCCCGCCCCGGTGCCGTGCCGCCGCTCGATGCGCCCGCATCGCTGTTTTGCGATGAGAAGTTCGTCAATACGCCAGGTCCATCAAACGTCTCGATGCCGGACGGAAGCCTGCTCTACCTTCGCAGCGTCACACCGACGACGGCAGGGTACGTGCGCGTCGTCCGTGGGTGGGTGGAGACGCTCTCGGATGAGGGGAGCGGCACCGAGGCTTCCAAATGACCGACGCGCGCCGGGCCTGACCTGAAGCCGGCGCGTCGGCTGCCTAACGCGCCACGCGCCGCAGCCGCATCTCCATCGTCGGAATCCACTGCTGGCCATCACGGCTGAACTCCCCGCGTTCGTGCCACTCTCCCTCGGGGGTCAGGCGGATCGTGTAGCGCGTTCGCCCCCCCGGCACCTCGAAGCCCCAGGTGAATCCCTGTCCCTCCGACAGCGGTGTCACCACGAAGGTCCCCTCGCGACCCTCATGGGTCATCGATCGCAACTGGTACCCACGCTCCGGGCGCCAGTCCAGCACGCCAAACGCCTGGAACGCCGTATCCCCGACGGTTCCGTCCTTCAGCATCCGGCCAATGCCATCGATCACGAGCACCTGGCCACTCAGCGCGAATCGGACATGTTCGGCCTGGCGGACGTGCTCCGTGCGCCCGGGACCCATCATCATCCGCGCGTCGCCGCTCCACTCACCGACCATGAACGCGAGCTTCTGCATGGCCTCACGGCGCGCAACCGGGTCCGACGCCGTCGGCTGCGCGTCAGACGACACGGCGGCAAGGATCGACACCGCGACGAGAACCCGCGCAACAGCTGACATGACCGACACTCCGGGTGGGATGACAACCGAAAGCTGCCGCGGCGCACCGCGGTCGGCTTGAAGGAATCCGCCACCTCACGGACGGATCTTCCCGTGACTGATCCGCCCGATCAGTCGCGCCACCTCACTGGGTGGCGCTCCATGAATCTCCCGAAACTCGCGCGTGAGGTGCGCGTGGTCGGAATAACCGACGTCCGCCGCGATGTAACTCCAGGTCGTCGCGGGAGCCTCGACATGGCGCGCCGCCGCCTCGCGGAACCGGCGCACCTTGGCATAACGCTTGAGCGTGAGTCCCGTCGCTGCCCTGAATCGCCGAAGGAGCGTGCGTGGGGTCAGCCCCACCGTCCCCGGCAACTCCCCCACCGGGATCGCCCCCTTCGACGCGACGATGGCCAGGACGGCGAGCCGGACCGGCGCGTCGAGCGGGACGGTGGCCCAGTCACTCCCGAGGGCCCAACGAGACAGTGCATGCCGTACCCCATCGTCCCCCGCCCCGTCGTCCAGCGCGCGCACCACTCCCGCGGCCGCCGCCGAGAGGTGGGCAGGCGCCCGTTCACTTCGCCCGACCCACGCAGCGGCTTCAACACGAAGGCAAGCAGCCCCCGCATCAGGCCAGAAACGCATCCCCCAATACCGATCGCCGGGGAAAATGGGCACGACCAACGGCCGGTCGTGCGCCCCAATCAGGATCATCTCCGTCGGTCCCCGCGCATGCGCCGCGACGGCGAGGCTCACACACCCGTCCGGTGGTACGAAATGCTGGACGACGCCGTCGCTGTCCGCCGGTCGCTCGAATCGCCAGATCGACAACAGGTGGCCGGCGAGCTCCGGTGGTACGGGGAACTCCTCGTAGCGCACCGCTAGGGCGTATCGGCGCGCACGTACGCGTCGATCACGGCGCGCTCTCCCTCACGACCAGGCCGCGCATTCCCGTGCTCCATCCCCACGACGCCGCGATAGCCCTTCCGCACGAGGTGGGAGAACACGTTCTGGTAGTTCACCTCGCCCGTGTACGGCTCCTTGCGCCCCGGGTTGTCCCCCACCTGCACGTACGCCACCTCGTCCCACGCCGCATCGAAGTTCGGGATCAGATTCCCTTCGGTGATCTGCTGGTGGTAGGCATCAAACAGGATCTTGCAGGCCGGGCTCCCCACCGCCTTGCAGATCGCATAGGCCTGCGGAATGCGTGTGAGGAACATGCCGGGATGGTCGCGCAGCGTGTTCAGCGGCTCCAGCACCATCACCAGCCCATGCGGTTCGAGGATCGCACTCGCGCGCTTGAGCGTCTCGATCACGTGGGCCGTCTGGTACTGCATCTCCAGGCGCATGTCGATGTGCCCGGGGACGACGGTCATCCAGGTCGCCCCGACCCGCTTCGCGACATCGACGGACCCGCGCACCTCCTCCAGGAACTTCGTGCGCGCGGCGGGATCCCCCGAGGCCAGGGTCGGCGCCGTCCACCCGATGGTATGGGCGACGAAGACTCCCATACGCATCTTCAACCGGCGCATCGCATCGGCGATGCGCTGCTGCTCGGCCACCGGACGTTCCCGCATCCCGTTGTCTTCCAGCGCGGTGAACCCTTCCGCGGCCATGAACTCGAGTTGCGCGACGACGTCCTCGCCCGCATGCGCACGGAACATCCCGAAATGCGGCGCGTAGGCCAGGCGGAAGGTCCGCGGGGCTCCGCCCTGCGCCTCGACCCCTCCAGGGACCGCAGCGGCAAGCCCAGCCACCAACCCGGACTCAACAAAGGCTCGGCGATCCATGGTCATTCGCTCCACCGCCGGTCGACCTTCGTGCGCCCGGGCATTGGCACGGGGGGAACGGCGTATGCCCCTTGTCCCGCCGGCGGGGTCAGGTCCTGCGTCGACGCCATCAGCTGGTCCCAGGTGATCACCTGGCCGGTATACGCGGCCTCGCGGGCCATGATCGCCGACAGGGTGCTTTCCGCCACCTGCTGTCCCTCGTTGAGCGGCTTGCCATCGCGGATGCTGGCGACGAGGTCGGTGTGC
Coding sequences:
- a CDS encoding serine/threonine protein kinase gives rise to the protein MNPSDPTSRLAAALTDRYRIERELGQGGMATVYLAEDLKHQRRVAIKVLKPELGAVLGAERFLSEIRTTASLQHPHLLPLFDSGEADGLLYYVMPFVEGETLRARMLAQPQLPVDETVRLITSIASALDFAHARGIVHRDLKPENILLQAGQPVIADFGIALAVAQAGAERMTQTGLSLGTPHYMSPEQAAGMQGVDARADQYALGVIAYELLSGEPPHTGPTVQAIIARLMTEAPRSIRTTRPAVPAGVEAAILRALEKAPADRFSSCGAFADALAGAAMDSNVAARAVSVPATRRWQMVAGLRGSRRCCGLVAHGAWRGHVHGGGALPRRAPVHLDGRRHGQQLLRRRYRRGTHRCAQSHSWLATRREGVGGARQATG
- a CDS encoding endonuclease/exonuclease/phosphatase family protein, which translates into the protein MVPRVDAARGNAIAIDGHFNDWQMAGAPLLMHFETVDGSAVHLDTVWVADDAAWFYLSFAARDTITAQGLPGTLHVLLDADDDPTTGGTVHGAAGIDSVVDLSPTKPGPPGTRGAGASLRVPNGDASAQGPGTRRNAHDVGLVMMPTWSARRFELRLARFGAPDGFARLGQTLRMQLVFEDQGTILSRSDIARHTLRTRPGPDPFIRTSPGVPSRAPRSARVAQWNVAGDRFRRPARHARLLAAVQPDVVLLDEVYEDVSDSSLAAFFEEPMLSALGAWRWVRSGSGGRQKTIVATRDRPIRPAEAMARVEFAPGALDSLRVIVPADFRRTLDVEERDQISATGAWVDVGGMDVLFVPLDLRSAGYHGSPNDAVRLLQVRTLRDAIARELRGRRAPLVIAGDFNPVGAFAPVAELMRGLDIDGGDLRLADPARLGEATWATWRNPEVDLFGPGRLDLTLYSAAALERTGGFVFASEDLTATMAAALGLERGDSQIASDHLIVVTDLRPRR
- a CDS encoding serine/threonine-protein kinase; the encoded protein is MPIRERLQHSLTDRYRLERELGQGGMATVYLAEDLKHKRQVAIKVLKPELAAVLGAERFVQEITTTAALQHPHILPLFDSGEADGFLYYVMPFIDGETSRAKLDRETQLGVEEAVKIATEVADALHYAHANGVIHRDIKPENILLANGRPMVADFGIALAVSAAAGGRMTETGLSLGTPHYMSPEQATAEKEISARSDVYSLASVLYEMLAGQPPHSGSSAQQIIMKIITEPAPLVTQYRKSVPPHVAAALARALEKLPADRFASAQAFAGALGDPSFRAAGGGLAAAGRRSARTWRDLLPIATTALVVGTATFLAGRQVGSGPTAFDVGLPDTAQLAFVMDGPFGVEWPALSVSPDGDFIVYVAHRGTANELWYRSLVSDEARPLPGTRGGYLPAISPDGRWVAFVDGKVLRKVAVDGGAPPSDVAEALAPIGIEWSGPDELLIAADFGGRTEWVRMSDGVKSRIGGVCGWPTRVPETDDIFCQPQAGVGGAPRIVTLGADGAVPLSATAGKILGDSARPLAGMTPKIVGDHVVFVDVEGNLMAAAYDRKSRSFGANRVVHRGLRRASFGTMGHLDVTRAGDLVYVPGSNGGMGQFVATQPGGTTRILPIPVKEHQNFNVSYDGRRLAASSRGVGGFELWVYDVASGQGDRVASGFGVAYPVWAPDGSLVYSTQPSSADRVWTMLVPPDGTSPSIIPGLTMDPLAFVSRRFLVGSTQLDVTVATLEGDRVVRTDTLKLPNAQYYPVASPDGRWIAYAGAEKGKIQLLVTPFPAMNRQYKVSIDAASEPLWLPDGSLVYRDRLCWYRLRPRPGAVPPLDAPASLFCDEKFVNTPGPSNVSMPDGSLLYLRSVTPTTAGYVRVVRGWVETLSDEGSGTEASK
- a CDS encoding AraC family transcriptional regulator, encoding MRYEEFPVPPELAGHLLSIWRFERPADSDGVVQHFVPPDGCVSLAVAAHARGPTEMILIGAHDRPLVVPIFPGDRYWGMRFWPDAGAACLRVEAAAWVGRSERAPAHLSAAAAGVVRALDDGAGDDGVRHALSRWALGSDWATVPLDAPVRLAVLAIVASKGAIPVGELPGTVGLTPRTLLRRFRAATGLTLKRYAKVRRFREAAARHVEAPATTWSYIAADVGYSDHAHLTREFREIHGAPPSEVARLIGRISHGKIRP
- a CDS encoding TIM barrel protein, which gives rise to MDRRAFVESGLVAGLAAAVPGGVEAQGGAPRTFRLAYAPHFGMFRAHAGEDVVAQLEFMAAEGFTALEDNGMRERPVAEQQRIADAMRRLKMRMGVFVAHTIGWTAPTLASGDPAARTKFLEEVRGSVDVAKRVGATWMTVVPGHIDMRLEMQYQTAHVIETLKRASAILEPHGLVMVLEPLNTLRDHPGMFLTRIPQAYAICKAVGSPACKILFDAYHQQITEGNLIPNFDAAWDEVAYVQVGDNPGRKEPYTGEVNYQNVFSHLVRKGYRGVVGMEHGNARPGREGERAVIDAYVRADTP